From Mytilus edulis chromosome 9, xbMytEdul2.2, whole genome shotgun sequence, the proteins below share one genomic window:
- the LOC139490111 gene encoding uncharacterized protein: protein MVGEDDDLDSVSEFQKERTKEYVQNLHIPDTKPIAIVNTPEKQSPQLSAYANTSTPYVPPNVNNNNSQMELCNLITKMMARKDIVLSRLIKYNDSPFQFLSWKETFKDVMKELSVTPSEELDLLIKWLGPDSARQAESIKAASASDHVGGLHKIWDRLDVRYGSPELIEQCLKTKLANFPKLSNTAKDYERLYELYDILCEIQFVKNNPQYSQVLAYYDSSTGVNQIVNCLPHNLQEKWSTEAIKYKKRHNMLYPPFSFFVYFTYDMAKWRTDPSFQFAPQTNKTSNPASMQSNLRVSTRKTDVYTIDEKQVCPIHGTNHDLNECRAFRQKPMTERMDLLKKNRLCFRCCSLQKHLQRSCRENIHCNICKSSNHPTALHIYQQDQNIDPYNGSQSVNDCESEKIHEGELNNLSHVSAICTKICGNPLSSSKSCAKILPIYVYPKNKTHMAQKVYAIIDDQSTHSLGTSKFFDIFNENAEHINFTLASCSGKVSTMGRVARHYTIEALDHSTSINIPSLIECNDIPNNRDEIPSPEVAASHDHLNNIASHIPPIDQNIKIELLIGRDVIQAHHVLDQRLGGDNLPYAQKLPLGWVIVGESCLGQIHRTETVTVNKTFILPDGRTSHFQPCANAFTVKPEFIFERTPYDETIGPSIEDKLFIELMDSKVKQGSDNRWTAPLPFRKDRPVLPNNRVQAVQRVNSLERSLRMNPNKKEHILEFMNKMFVNKHAEKAPNLPIGNECWYLPFFGVYHPKKPGKVRIVFDSSAKFSGTSLNDVLIKGPDLTNNLLGVLLRFRKEAVAVTADVEQMFYNFKVTDSHRDYLRFVWHENNEVHRPLIDYRMTVHVFGNSPSPSVATYCLRRAVQNADNDIQDFVYNNFYVDDGLMSCPDVESAVDLMKRTQKALVDGGGLRLHKFVSNSKAVLQSFPSEDLSSDLKDLDLGSETPPVQRSLGLSWDISVDQFTFKVSSEKKPYTRRGALSVINSIFDPIGFASPITMNGKLILREMMSESGPANWDEDLPDHLKLRWENWVSSLVHLQNLQIPRRYSDISFLNSTHLEVHVFSDASKDAIASVAYLKLFGENKSEVSFLMGKAKVSPVHGHTIPRLELCAAVLSVEIADTLKEHLKLDSTCFHFYTDSKVVLGYLTNETRRFYVYVSNRVNRIRTSSSPSQWSYISTDLNPADVATRSLNTVDLPSSVYLQGPTFLSQDSDIGKQMYPLVDPNDDKEVRPSVVTNKTDINEEVGLSSRFSRLASWKSLVRAIQFLKAFIRKLHQESPPSRQEVEQFIIKTVQAEAFSNDINAISSVGQLLPTSNLLSLSPVLDKHNILRVGGRIRHAKTVELHLQPIIIPKKHHLAVLLTRHYHELTCHQGRHMTEGALRSGGFWVIGSKRLVSTIIRQCVTCKKLRGQFKVQKMSDLPEDRLTPGPPFTFVGIDTFGPYQIIHRKTRGSSINQKRWAILFTCLVSRAIHIEVIEEMSSASFINAYCRFIAIRGSVQLIRSDRGTNFVGAIQDLGITAEFIEKGTVDIMLSQHGTIWKFNPPHASHFGGSWERMIGLSRRILDCMLIREKNRLTHEILVTLMAEVSAIVNSRPLVSVSTDPDNPEVLSPSMLLTHKKGQDEQTMLQFGTKDMLRSQWKMVQGLADEFWSKWNKEYLHTLQVRKKWELPIKDLNIGDIVLMRDKELPRPQWPMAIVTKVFPSANMKIRKVEIRTIRDDKPSSFIRPIVELIPLVLTDPK, encoded by the coding sequence ATGGTAGGAGAGGATGATGATCTAGACTCTGTATCTGAATTTCAAAAAGAACGAACAAAAGAATATGTTCAAAATCTACATATACCAGATACAAAACCAATTGCAATAGTGAATACACCAGAAAAGCAATCTCCACAACTTAGCGCATATGCAAATACATCTACACCATATGTGCCTCCTAATGTTAACAACAATAATTCACAAATGGAACTGTGTAATTTGATCACAAAGATGATGGCTCGGAAGGATATTGTTTTATCACGACTTATCAAATACAATGATAGCCCATTTCAGTTCCTATCTTGGAAAGAGACATTTAAAGATGTTATGAAAGAACTTAGTGTGACTCCTTCAGAAGAGTTGGATCTTCTCATAAAATGGCTTGGTCCAGATTCAGCAAGACAAGCAGAAAGTATCAAAGCTGCCAGTGCTAGTGATCATGTTGGTGGTTTACACAAAATTTGGGACCGATTGGATGTTCGGTATGGAAGTCCAGAATTGATTGAGCAATGCTTAAAAACCAAACTTGCTAACTTTCCGAAGTTAAGCAATACTGCCAAAGATTATGAACGCCTGTATGAACTATATGACATATTATGTGAAATccaatttgttaaaaacaatcCACAATATTCACAAGTTCTCGCTTATTATGACTCCTCAACTGGCGTTAATCAGATCGTAAATTGTCTTCCTCATAACTTACAGGAAAAATGGTCAACAGAAGCTATTAAATACAAGAAAAGGCACAATATGTTGTACCCGCCATTCTCATTCTTTGTTTACTTTACTTATGACATGGCAAAATGGCGTACAGATCCGAGTTTTCAGTTTGCTCCGCAGACAAATAAAACTTCTAATCCTGCTAGTATGCAATCTAATTTGCGTGTATCTACTAGAAAAACTGATGTATACACAATAGATGAAAAGCAAGTTTGTCCTATTCATGGCACAAATCACGATCTCAATGAATGTAGAGCTTTCCGTCAAAAGCCAATGACTGAACGTATGGACTTGTTAAAGAAAAACAGGCTTTGCTTTCGTTGCTGCAGTCTTCAGAAACATTTACAAAGAAGCTGTAGAGAAaacatacattgtaatatttgtaaaaGTTCAAATCATCCAACAGCTTTACACATTTACCAACAAGACCAAAACATAGATCCATATAACGGCTCTCAATCTGTAAATGACTGTGAAAGTGAGAAGATTCACGAAGGGGAGCTTAATAACCTATCACATGTATCAGCTATTTGTACAAAGATTTGTGGAAATCCGTTAAGTAGTAGCAAGTCTTGTGCTAAGATTTTGCCAATTTATGTTTatccaaaaaataaaacacacatgGCTCAGAAAGTATATGCAATCATAGATGATCAAAGTACTCATTCATTAGGTACATCAAAGTTTTTCGATATATTTAATGAGAATGCTgaacatataaattttacattaGCATCATGCTCAGGCAAAGTATCTACAATGGGTAGAGTAGCAAGACATTATACAATTGAAGCGTTAGATCATAGTACTTCTATAAACATTCCATCACTAATTGAATGCAACGACATACCAAACAACCGTGATGAGATACCATCACCAGAAGTGGCAGCTAGTCATGATCATCTTAACAACATAGCGTCGCACATACCACCCATTGACCAGAATATCAAAATTGAATTACTTATTGGTAGAGATGTGATTCAAGCCCATCACGTTCTTGATCAACGCTTGGGAGGTGACAACTTGCCCTATGCTCAAAAGTTGCCATTAGGGTGGGTGATCGTAGGAGAATCTTGTCTCGGTCAGATTCATCGAACTGAAACTgtaactgtaaacaaaacttttattttgccAGATGGACGCACCTCTCATTTTCAACCTTGTGCAAATGCTTTTACTGTAAAACCTGAATTTATCTTTGAGAGAACACCTTACGATGAAACTATTGGACCTTCAATCGAGGACAAACTATTTATAGAATTGATGGATTCTAAAGTGAAACAAGGGTCAGATAATCGGTGGACTGCACCTCTTCCGTTTCGCAAAGACAGACCTGTGTTGCCTAATAATAGAGTACAAGCAGTGCAGAGAGTTAATTCGTTGGAACGTAGTCTTCGCATGAACCCTAACAAAAAAGAGCATATACTTGAATTCATGAATAAGATGTTTGTGAACAAACATGCTGAGAAGGCACCAAATCTACCCATAGGAAATGAATGTTGGTATCTTCCCTTTTTTGGGGTATATCATCCAAAAAAACCTGGAAAAGTGAGAATTGTTTTTGATTCGTCAGCTAAGTTTAGCGGAACTTCATTGAATGATGTCTTAATAAAAGGTCCAGATCTAACAAACAATTTATTAGGTGTTTTACTTAGATTCCGTAAAGAGGCTGTAGCAGTGACAGCAGACGTAGAACAAATGTTTTACAACTTTAAGGTAACAGATTCACATAGAGACTATTTGCGTTTTGTATGGCATGAAAACAATGAAGTTCATCGCCCTCTTATTGATTACAGAATGACTGTACATGTTTTTGGGAATAGCCCTTCTCCCTCTGTTGCCACATATTGTTTAAGGAGAGCAGTGCAAAATGCAGATAATGACATTCAGGACTTTGTTTATAACAACTTTTATGTTGATGATGGGTTGATGTCATGCCCAGATGTTGAGTCCGCAGTTGACCTTATGAAGCGAACTCAAAAGGCTCTTGTAGATGGTGGTGGATTGCGACTCCATAAATTTGTGTCGAATAGTAAAGCCGTTCTTCAAAGCTTTCCATCGGAAGACTTATCTTCGGACCTCAAGGACCTGGACCTTGGATCTGAAACTCCTCCTGTACAACGCAGCTTAGGACTTTCATGGGACATTTCTGTCGATCAATTTACATTCAAAGTGTCTTCAGAGAAAAAGCCGTACACTCGCAGAGGTGCATTGTCGGTCATTAATAGCATATTTGACCCTATTGGGTTTGCGTCTCCAATTACAATGAATGGAAAACTAATTCTCCGAGAGATGATGTCAGAATCTGGACCTGCAAATTGGGATGAAGATCTCCCTGATCATTTGAAATTAAGATGGGAAAATTGGGTATCCTCATTGGTTCATCTTCAAAACTTACAAATACCACGTAGATATTCAGATATATCATTTTTAAACTCTACACATTTGGAGGTTCATGTATTCAGTGATGCGTCAAAGGACGCGATAGCATCTGTGGCTTATTTGAAATTGTTTGGTGAGAATAAAAGTGAAGTCTCCTTTCTGATGGGCAAAGCTAAAGTGTCGCCAGTACACGGCCACACAATTCCGCGTTTAGAGTTATGTGCAGCTGTCCTTTCCGTCGAGATTGCAGATACTTTGAAAGAACACCTCAAATTAGACTCgacttgttttcatttttatactgACAGTAAGGTCGTTTTAGGTTACTTAACTAATGAAACACGTAGATTTTATGTTTATGTGAGCAACCGAGTTAACCGAATAAGAACATCAAGTTCTCCTAGCCAATGGAGCTACATTTCAACTGATCTGAATCCAGCAGATGTAGCAACAAGAAGCCTTAATACTGTAGATTTACCCAGTTCAGTCTACCTGCAGGGACCAACATTCTTGAGTCAAGATTCAGATATTGGAAAACAAATGTATCCACTTGTCGATCCAAATGATGATAAAGAAGTCCGTCCGTCTGTAGTTACTAATAAAACTGACATTAATGAGGAAGTAGGATTGTCAAGCAGGTTTTCGCGACTTGCATCTTGGAAAAGTCTAGTGAGAGCTATTCAGTTTCTTAAAGCCTTTATTAGAAAGTTACATCAAGAGAGTCCACCTTCTCGACAAGAAGTGGAACAATTTATCATCAAAACAGTGCAAGCAGAGGCATTTTCAAACGATATCAATGCAATTAGTTCCGTTGGTCAGTTACTTCCTACGTCAAATTTATTGTCGCTTTCACCTGTGTTAGACAAACATAATATTCTTAGAGTTGGTGGACGTATACGACATGCAAAAACTGTTGAGCTACATCTTCAGCCAATAATTATTCCAAAGAAACATCATTTAGCTGTGTTACTGACGCGTCACTATCATGAATTGACATGTCATCAAGGCAGACACATGACTGAAGGAGCCTTGCGTTCAGGAGGCTTTTGGGTTATAGGCAGTAAAAGGCTAGTTTCTACAATCATCAGACAATGTGTCACATGTAAGAAATTGCGAGGTCAGTTTAAAGTACAAAAGATGTCTGACCTTCCGGAAGATAGACTCACTCCAGGACCTCCCTTTACCTTTGTGGGAATCGATACTTTTGGACCATACCAAATCATCCatagaaaaactagaggctcatCAATCAATCAGAAAAGATGGGCAATATTATTCACATGTTTGGTTTCAAGAGCGATACATATTGAAGTCATAGAAGAAATGAGTAGCGCCAGTTTTATCAATGCATATTGTCGTTTCATTGCTATCAGAGGATCTGTTCAACTTATTCGATCAGATAGAGGAACAAATTTTGTTGGTGCAATACAAGATTTAGGAATCACAGCTGAATTCATTGAAAAGGGCACTGTTGATATAATGCTATCACAACACGGAACTATATGGAAATTCAACCCTCCGCATGCTTCACATTTTGGTGGATCATGGGAAAGGATGATAGGTTTAAGCAGAAGGATTTTAGATTGCATGCTCATTCGTGAGAAAAATAGACTCACACATGAAATTTTAGTTACTCTAATGGCAGAGGTCAGTGCTATTGTGAATTCAAGGCCGTTAGTATCTGTCTCTACTGACCCGGATAACCCGGAAGTATTATCTCCGTCTATGCTCTTAACACACAAGAAAGGACAGGATGAACAAACTATGCTACAATTTGGAACTAAGGACATGCTACGTAGTCAGTGGAAGATGGTTCAAGGACTCGCAGATGAATTCTGGTCAAAATGGAATAAAGAATATTTACATACACTTCAAGTAAGGAAAAAGTGGGAATTGCCGATAAAGGACTTAAATATAGGAGACATAGTTCTCATGAGGGACAAAGAGTTACCAAGACCACAGTGGCCGATGGCAATAGTAACAAAAGTTTTCCCCAGTGCCAACATGAAAATCCGAAAAGTGGAAATTCGAACTATTAGAGACGACAAACCCAGTTCATTCATAAGACCAATTGTTGAACTCATTCCTCTCGTTCTTACTGATCCAAAATGA